The proteins below are encoded in one region of Amycolatopsis magusensis:
- a CDS encoding aromatic amino acid ammonia-lyase, with protein MVRVDGRTLRCDDVLAVARTEGPSRIEVEAGALAAAGRAWELAEELSTRRVVYGRTTGVGANKDDTVTGEHSTDHGLRLLRSHAGGSGELMPDGQVRAMMLIRLNQLLAGRSGIGPSLIEALANALRAGALPVVHRLGAIGTGDLAPLAETGLALAGERPWRRGGVAPVAVQAGDALAFMSSNAATLAEATLAALELDTLTKASHAVTALTYVALDGNPEAYATPVHEARPHAGQVACAADIRRLLGMEGTPAPGRRIQDPFGLRAFPQVQGPALDALHHLREVLAIEVNAGTENPMICVPEGDAYHHAHFHTAYVSSALDQARATVHQVAELSAARLGDLVEPDFTGLRPFLADGPAGSSGVMILEYVAHDALTELRQAALPVTLGSAIVSRGLEDHASFSTQAARATTAACRSYRQLLACELVAAVRALRMRRADLVDIPVRAAFEQAGAVLDPSTQDRPLTEDIARAATILDTLASI; from the coding sequence TTGGTCAGGGTGGACGGGCGCACACTGCGCTGCGACGACGTGCTGGCGGTGGCGAGGACCGAGGGTCCTTCGCGGATCGAGGTCGAGGCGGGGGCGCTGGCGGCGGCCGGGCGCGCGTGGGAGCTGGCCGAGGAGCTGAGCACCCGGCGCGTGGTCTACGGCCGGACGACCGGCGTCGGCGCGAACAAGGACGACACGGTGACCGGGGAGCACTCCACCGATCACGGCCTGCGCCTGCTGCGCAGCCACGCCGGCGGCAGCGGTGAGCTGATGCCGGACGGCCAGGTCCGCGCGATGATGCTGATCCGGCTGAACCAGTTGCTGGCCGGGCGGTCCGGGATCGGTCCCAGCCTGATCGAGGCGCTGGCGAACGCGTTGCGCGCGGGCGCGCTGCCGGTGGTGCACCGGCTGGGCGCGATCGGCACCGGCGACCTGGCCCCGCTGGCCGAAACCGGGCTGGCGCTGGCCGGGGAACGCCCGTGGCGCCGGGGTGGCGTGGCACCGGTGGCGGTGCAGGCCGGGGACGCGCTGGCGTTCATGAGCAGCAACGCGGCCACGCTCGCCGAGGCGACGCTGGCCGCGCTCGAACTGGACACGCTGACCAAGGCCAGTCACGCGGTGACCGCGCTGACCTACGTCGCGCTCGACGGCAATCCCGAGGCCTACGCGACCCCGGTGCACGAAGCCCGGCCGCACGCGGGACAGGTCGCCTGCGCGGCGGACATCCGGCGGCTGCTCGGCATGGAAGGCACGCCCGCACCCGGTCGTCGAATCCAGGATCCCTTCGGGCTACGGGCTTTCCCGCAGGTGCAGGGCCCCGCGCTGGACGCCCTGCACCACCTGCGGGAGGTGCTGGCGATCGAGGTCAACGCGGGCACGGAGAACCCGATGATCTGCGTACCGGAAGGCGACGCGTACCACCACGCGCACTTCCACACGGCGTACGTCTCCTCGGCGCTGGACCAGGCGCGGGCGACCGTGCACCAGGTCGCCGAACTGTCGGCCGCGCGGCTGGGCGATCTGGTCGAACCGGACTTCACCGGGCTGCGGCCGTTCCTCGCGGACGGGCCGGCGGGCAGCTCCGGCGTGATGATCCTGGAGTACGTGGCGCACGACGCCCTGACCGAACTGCGGCAGGCGGCGCTGCCGGTGACGCTGGGCAGCGCGATCGTTTCGCGGGGACTGGAGGATCACGCGAGCTTCTCCACCCAGGCCGCGCGGGCGACCACGGCGGCGTGCCGGTCCTACCGGCAACTGCTGGCTTGTGAACTGGTGGCCGCGGTGCGGGCGCTGCGGATGCGCCGGGCGGATCTGGTGGACATCCCGGTACGCGCGGCGTTCGAACAGGCGGGAGCGGTACTGGACCCGAGTACGCAGGACCGCCCGCTCACCGAGGACATCGCCCGGGCCGCCACCATCCTGGACACCCTCGCCTCGATCTGA
- a CDS encoding glycoside hydrolase family 18 protein produces the protein MFSSHRRRWLGAGGVFAAALMALAVVAPASAKAPAAAPAADLGTTAHGKTLGYFAQWGVYGRNYHVKNIHTSGSAAKLTHINYAFGNVVNGQCVLGDTYADYDRFYGAGESVDGVADTWDNGALRGNFGQLKRLKKMYPNLKVLFSFGGWTWSGGFGQAAKNPAAFANSCYNLLNDPRWAGVFDGIDIDWEYPNACGLTCDTSGPAALTNLASALRTKFGSKLVTAAITGDGSAGGKVDAADYGGAAQYFDWYNVMTYDYFGAWAAQGPTAPHSPLNSYAGIPNAGFTSDAVVQKLKGKGVPASKLLLGLGFYGRGWTGVTQDAPGGTATGPAPGTYEQGIEDYKVLKSKCPATGTIAGTAYAKCGSQWWSYDTPATIKGKVGYARAQGLGGTFFWELSGDTTNGELISAIQGG, from the coding sequence ATGTTCTCTTCACACAGACGGAGATGGCTGGGTGCGGGCGGCGTGTTCGCCGCGGCACTGATGGCGCTCGCGGTCGTGGCTCCCGCCTCGGCCAAGGCACCCGCGGCGGCTCCGGCCGCCGACCTGGGGACCACCGCGCACGGCAAGACCCTCGGCTACTTCGCCCAGTGGGGCGTCTACGGCCGGAACTACCACGTCAAGAACATCCACACCTCGGGGTCGGCGGCCAAGCTGACCCACATCAACTACGCCTTCGGCAACGTGGTGAACGGCCAGTGCGTGCTGGGCGACACCTACGCCGACTACGACCGGTTCTACGGCGCCGGCGAGAGCGTCGACGGGGTCGCCGACACCTGGGACAACGGCGCGCTGCGCGGCAACTTCGGCCAGCTCAAGCGGCTGAAGAAGATGTACCCGAACCTGAAGGTGCTGTTCTCCTTCGGCGGCTGGACCTGGTCCGGCGGCTTCGGGCAGGCGGCGAAGAACCCGGCCGCGTTCGCGAACTCCTGCTACAACCTGCTGAACGACCCGCGCTGGGCCGGGGTGTTCGACGGCATCGACATCGACTGGGAATACCCCAACGCCTGCGGGCTGACGTGTGACACCAGCGGGCCCGCGGCGCTGACGAACCTCGCTTCGGCGTTGCGCACCAAATTCGGCTCGAAGCTGGTCACCGCGGCGATCACCGGTGACGGTTCGGCCGGTGGCAAGGTCGACGCGGCCGACTACGGCGGCGCGGCGCAGTACTTCGACTGGTACAACGTGATGACCTACGACTACTTCGGGGCCTGGGCCGCGCAGGGACCGACGGCGCCGCACTCGCCGCTGAACTCCTACGCCGGGATCCCGAACGCCGGGTTCACCTCCGACGCGGTCGTCCAGAAGCTCAAGGGCAAGGGCGTGCCGGCCAGCAAACTGTTGCTGGGCTTGGGTTTCTACGGTCGCGGTTGGACCGGTGTGACGCAGGACGCCCCCGGCGGCACGGCGACCGGCCCGGCACCGGGCACCTACGAACAGGGCATCGAGGACTACAAGGTGCTCAAGAGCAAGTGCCCGGCCACCGGCACCATCGCCGGCACCGCCTACGCCAAGTGCGGCAGCCAGTGGTGGAGCTACGACACCCCGGCCACGATCAAGGGCAAGGTCGGCTACGCCCGTGCCCAGGGCCTCGGCGGCACCTTCTTCTGGGAACTGTCCGGTGACACCACGAATGGCGAGCTGATCAGCGCCATCCAGGGCGGTTAG
- a CDS encoding 6-phosphofructokinase — protein MRVGVLTGGGDCPGLNAVIRAVVRKGIEVHGWEIVGFRSGWQGPMTGDSRPLGLGDVEEILTRGGTILGSSRTNPYKTEGGVEQIRGVLAEQGVDALIAIGGEDTLGVAKRLTDDGIGVVGVPKTIDNDLGATDYTFGFDTAVHIATESIDRLRTTAESHHRALVVEVMGRHAGWIALHSGLAGGANVILVPERPFSVEKVVEWVERRFERQYAPIIVVAEGAMPEGGAEVLHSGEKDAFGHVRLGGVGTWLAEEIAQRTGKESRAVVLGHTQRGGIPTAYDRVLATRFGLQAVDAVADGDFGVMVALKGTDIVRVKLAEATAELKTVPAARYEEAEVFFG, from the coding sequence ATGCGAGTCGGTGTGCTGACCGGTGGTGGCGACTGCCCCGGGCTGAACGCGGTGATCCGCGCGGTGGTCCGCAAGGGCATCGAGGTCCATGGCTGGGAGATCGTCGGGTTCCGGAGCGGCTGGCAGGGCCCGATGACCGGCGACAGCAGGCCGCTGGGCCTCGGTGACGTCGAAGAGATCCTCACCAGGGGCGGCACCATCCTCGGGTCCTCGCGGACCAACCCGTACAAGACCGAAGGCGGCGTCGAGCAGATCCGCGGCGTGCTCGCCGAGCAGGGCGTGGACGCGCTGATCGCGATCGGCGGCGAGGACACCCTCGGCGTGGCGAAGCGGCTGACCGACGACGGCATCGGCGTGGTCGGCGTGCCCAAGACCATCGACAACGACCTCGGCGCGACCGACTACACCTTCGGTTTCGACACCGCGGTGCACATCGCCACCGAGTCGATCGACCGGCTGCGCACCACCGCCGAATCGCACCACCGCGCGCTGGTGGTCGAGGTGATGGGGCGGCACGCGGGCTGGATCGCGCTGCACTCCGGCCTGGCCGGTGGCGCGAACGTGATCCTGGTGCCGGAGCGGCCGTTCTCGGTGGAGAAGGTCGTCGAGTGGGTGGAGCGGCGGTTCGAGCGCCAGTACGCGCCGATCATCGTGGTCGCCGAGGGCGCCATGCCCGAAGGCGGCGCGGAAGTGCTGCACTCGGGGGAGAAGGACGCGTTCGGGCACGTGCGGCTCGGCGGCGTGGGCACCTGGCTCGCCGAGGAGATCGCGCAGCGCACCGGCAAGGAGTCGCGCGCGGTGGTGCTCGGCCACACCCAGCGCGGCGGCATCCCGACCGCCTACGACCGCGTGCTGGCCACGCGCTTCGGCCTGCAAGCCGTGGACGCGGTGGCCGACGGTGACTTCGGCGTGATGGTGGCGCTGAAGGGCACCGACATCGTGCGCGTGAAGCTCGCCGAGGCGACCGCGGAGCTGAAGACCGTCCCGGCCGCCCGCTACGAAGAAGCCGAAGTCTTCTTCGGCTGA